The sequence below is a genomic window from Nitrospirota bacterium.
ACTCAACTTCTGCATTTTTCAGCGTATGAATCGTGGATTTCAGTTCAGTGAACTCATGGGAATAATAGGCAAGGTTGTCTTTCATCCGATAGTATTCAAACGTATTTACCGCGATTGAAAACACATATACGATTCCGAAAAAAAAGAAAATGACTGAAGCGAAGATACCTATAAAGGGGATTTTTAGATTGACCGGCCTTGCTTTGCTGTGAGGGACCAGCATGATTGTGACGGGGGTAAACGCTTTCTTGAACATACCCTTAATTTTGTGAATATCGAACACCCTTACCTCCTTTTCCAATACGTCCGATTACAAAGGCTGGATATCCTGATTTTCTGAGCAGGTCCACAGCTTCATCAGCTGTGCTTCTGGACACTACCATAACATACCCGATTCCCATATTGAAAGTTCTTTTCATGTCGGCTTCAGGGACGCTTCCGATGTCTTGCACCATCCTGAAAATCTGATGGACAGGCCATGAACCCTCTGTAATTTCCGCATATACTCCTCCGGGCAATATCCTCGGGAGGTTCCCCGGAATACCGCCCCCTGTAATGTGCGCCATTCCCTTTATCTTCACGTTCCCTGCCAGCCTCCTGAATGCATTCACATAAATCCTGGTGGGTTTCAGAAGTTCCTTTCCGAGCACTGAACCGAGTTCAGGCACATAGGTATCGACATGCATTTTTTGGGCATCAAAAAAAAGCCTTCTGACCAGTGAATAGCCGTTGCTGTGCAGGCCATTTGATGCAAGCCCGACCACCATATCGCCCTCTTTGATCTTGGATCCGTCGATTATTTTGCTTTTTTCCACAATACCTACCGCGAATCCCGAAAGATCATATTCTCCTTCTGCATAAAAGCCCGGCATCTCGGCTGTTTCCCCTCCCACCAATGAACACCCTGCCTCCCTGCATCCTTTTACGATACCCCTAATCACTGCTGCCGCCCTGGCTGACACAAGTTTTCCGGTCGCGAAATAATCAAGGAAAAACAACGGCTCAGCGCCACATGTAAGAATATCATTGACACACATCGCAACGAGGTCTATCCCGACAGTATCATGCCTGTTCGTCATAAAGGCGATTTTCAGTTTCGTTCCGACTCCGTCAGTTCCGCTGACAAGCACAGGGCGTTTGTATTTCCTTAGATCGAGCTGAAAAAGCGAGCTGAAGGAACCGATTCCGGTCAAAACCTCCGGCCTGAAAGTCTTTCTGACGACCGGAGAGATAAGGCTGACAAATCTCTCTCCCTCATCAATATCCACACCGGCCTGTTTATAGGTAAGTTTCGCCATCATTATTTAAAAGCACATACGGGAAGGTGTTACGACTTCTACTATTTTGCATAAATGCGCTGTCAAGAGCAAGTGGGGTTACGGCATTTTTCCACAAATCGCAGATGCGCATATAATCGGAGACGTGAAAAGACTTCGCTTACTGAAGGGTGTATCTCGGTCCGCCGCCTCCCTCCGGCAGGTTCCATACAATATTCTCAAAAGGACACTTCAGGTCGCAGGTCTTGCAGTGCATGCAGTTGCTGAAATTCACCTGTATTCGGTTCTCTTCCAGTTCGTACACGCTGGCAGGGCAGAACGCCGTGCACGGTGATTGATATTCTGCAATGCATTTCCTGCATATTGCTTCATCCTTCAGCAGTATATGGCTTTTCTGTCTCTCATCGTGTGACGTGCCGGAGAAGTATACATCGGTTAATTTCGTCACCACAATTCTGTCATCGGCTTTTGGCAAAGGTTCCGGAGCGGCACTTCCGTAAAAACTTTTCATGTCCAGAGTCGTCTCGTAATCCGGTTTTGTCTTCAGTTCCCCCAACGGTGTTGCCCCACCGGCGAGTAACTGCATTCCGAGAAGCAGCCCTCCCGGAAAAGGAATTCCCTTCGCAGCCGCAGGCGTGAAATTACGGCTCTTCCGGAGATCAGCATATATCCAGCTTTGCCGCATTTTCTCTTCATATCCTGCCAGCCGGCTCTCGGAAAAATCTTTTGTCCTGAACGCCTCAAAGAGTACTTCGGCCGCAATCATTCCCGACTTCATGGCAGTATGGAGCCCTTTCAATTTCCTCGAATCGACAAGGTTCGCAGAGTCACCGGTAATCATTATACCGTCGGAGGCAAGTTTTGGGATGGAGAAATACCCTCCGCAGGGAAGCGTTCTTGCACCGTAATGTGTGGGCTTTCCGTCTCTGATGATCCCGTAAATCAGCGGATGCTGTTTAAATTTTTGCAGATCCTTGTGCGGGTCAAGCTGCGGGTCTTCTGAGCTGAGATGCGCGATAAGCCCGATGACAACCTGGGTCTCTGAAATGCAGTAGAGAAATCCGCCACCGGAAAGTCCTTTCCGGAACGGATATCCGAGCGTATGGATGCATTCCCCCTTTTGCATGGGATTGGATTTCAGTTCATAAATCTCTTTCACCCCCAGCTCGTATATGGAGGGCGACCTGCCTTCGTGAAGATGCAGTGTTTCGACAAGATTCCTGCGCAAGGTGCCGTTGCTGCCTTCACCAAGCACTACAACCTTTGAGTTCAGAATATATCCGGGGGTCTCATATCCGCCATTCTCCAGAAGACGCTTGTCATCCGTCCGGACGCCGGTTACTCTGGCACCTTCATAAAGTATTTCGACCGCGGCCGTTCCCTCAAGAAGCATTATTTTCTTCTTTTCCGCTATCCCGGAAAGCCAGCCGACAAATCTGGAAAGCGAAAGGAGATAGTTGCCGTGATTATTCAGGAAATTGGGGGTAAAAGGGACTCTGATCTTTTCTTTTGCGGTCAAAAAATAAATGGTTTCCCTGTTCACCACAGCATCGACAGGGCATTCAAGCTGTGCATGGTCGGGCAACAGTTCCTTCAGCACGTCAGGAATGAGCACCGCTCCGGAAATGTTATGCGCACCAAAATATGCGCCTTTTTCGAGAACCGCAATTTTATCTTCGATCTCAATTCTCTCGCCCTGCTGTTTCCCGCTTTCAATACCTTCATTATATTTCTGAATAAGGTTTGCCAAATGAATCGCACTGCTTAGATTGGCAGGCCCGCCGCCGACAAACACCACATCGAAATCAATCACTTCGCGTTCCATAGGTTATGCCCCTTCCCTTCTCTTCATTCGCTTCAGTTGCATCGTGATGTGCAGAGACTGCTGCACAGATATTTCCGGATAATATCCGACCATCCGAGATAAATATCCCTGTCCTGAGCCCCTCAACAATGCATCTGCCAGATCATACCACCATTCGCATTATTGAACACATCTCAGCCTCTTTATGATACACCAACCGACTTCAAATATTGTGTCATATATCTCATTTGCCGTTGCAGTCTGATATCTGACATGCGCGTTCGCTGCATTCACTCATTCCGGAAACTCAGATATTCACATGACTTTCCCTCATAAAGCAGCTCAGCTGAGAGAATAAAAAATATGTTTGATATTTTTTTCCTACTCAGGTAGGATTGACTGCGCTGGAAATATTTCTAAAATTATAATTATCAGGTGGGGCACAAAAAATAGCCCGAACAGGGCAATGAAGGCTGCAGCAGCAATTCGCATTGCATCACAAACTTTGAAGAAAAGGTAAACCCGTGCTTATAACCGTCATTTACACGAATGGTAAATATGGAGTGGTAGACAGCGCAGAACTGAATGAACTTATTCACTCAAAGAAGATCAAAAAAATTCTGCGGTCAGATGGCTGGTGCACTCCTGGGAAAGACATTATGCGGCAAAATGCTGCAGGTGATTACAATGGGCATGAGAGACGGCAATCCTTCAGAAGAACCTCTACCGTCAAATAAGTGCTATCAGATATCCGCACGAGCGATTCGTTAGCAACCTAATTTTTTGCCTCTACCAGTTTTCCGTTCACAAATTTATGAATTATGCTCGAAATATATGCCTGATAAGGCAATCCCTCGCTTACTGCCTTTTTCTGCAATTCAGTCAGGTCTCTTTCGGAAATTCTTATATTCAGTCTTTTGTCTTTCTTTAACGTGTTCCTTGCATATTTCATAAGTTCAGCTTTTCTTTTTGCACGGTTCTTGACCGGAATCCATTCACCTCTTTCATAGCTGTCCAATATTTTTTGTTCTTCCTTAGTTAATTTATCTTTCATTTTTCCCTCCGAAATATACGTCTGTTGCCT
It includes:
- the purM gene encoding phosphoribosylformylglycinamidine cyclo-ligase, which gives rise to MAKLTYKQAGVDIDEGERFVSLISPVVRKTFRPEVLTGIGSFSSLFQLDLRKYKRPVLVSGTDGVGTKLKIAFMTNRHDTVGIDLVAMCVNDILTCGAEPLFFLDYFATGKLVSARAAAVIRGIVKGCREAGCSLVGGETAEMPGFYAEGEYDLSGFAVGIVEKSKIIDGSKIKEGDMVVGLASNGLHSNGYSLVRRLFFDAQKMHVDTYVPELGSVLGKELLKPTRIYVNAFRRLAGNVKIKGMAHITGGGIPGNLPRILPGGVYAEITEGSWPVHQIFRMVQDIGSVPEADMKRTFNMGIGYVMVVSRSTADEAVDLLRKSGYPAFVIGRIGKGGKGVRYSQN
- a CDS encoding electron-transfer flavoprotein:ubiquinone oxidoreductase; this encodes MEREVIDFDVVFVGGGPANLSSAIHLANLIQKYNEGIESGKQQGERIEIEDKIAVLEKGAYFGAHNISGAVLIPDVLKELLPDHAQLECPVDAVVNRETIYFLTAKEKIRVPFTPNFLNNHGNYLLSLSRFVGWLSGIAEKKKIMLLEGTAAVEILYEGARVTGVRTDDKRLLENGGYETPGYILNSKVVVLGEGSNGTLRRNLVETLHLHEGRSPSIYELGVKEIYELKSNPMQKGECIHTLGYPFRKGLSGGGFLYCISETQVVIGLIAHLSSEDPQLDPHKDLQKFKQHPLIYGIIRDGKPTHYGARTLPCGGYFSIPKLASDGIMITGDSANLVDSRKLKGLHTAMKSGMIAAEVLFEAFRTKDFSESRLAGYEEKMRQSWIYADLRKSRNFTPAAAKGIPFPGGLLLGMQLLAGGATPLGELKTKPDYETTLDMKSFYGSAAPEPLPKADDRIVVTKLTDVYFSGTSHDERQKSHILLKDEAICRKCIAEYQSPCTAFCPASVYELEENRIQVNFSNCMHCKTCDLKCPFENIVWNLPEGGGGPRYTLQ
- a CDS encoding GSU3473 family protein — protein: MLITVIYTNGKYGVVDSAELNELIHSKKIKKILRSDGWCTPGKDIMRQNAAGDYNGHERRQSFRRTSTVK
- a CDS encoding antitoxin, whose protein sequence is MKDKLTKEEQKILDSYERGEWIPVKNRAKRKAELMKYARNTLKKDKRLNIRISERDLTELQKKAVSEGLPYQAYISSIIHKFVNGKLVEAKN